The Microbacterium limosum sequence GTGCGCCGCTCGTGAAGGAGCCGCTGGATGCCGATGCGGCCGACGACCACGCGCGGACCCTCAAGGCCCTCGCCGACCCCACTCGCTTGCGCCTGCTCTCGATCGTGGCGTCCTCGGTCGGCGCCGAGGCCTGCGTCTGCGACCTCATCGAACCGGTGGGGCTCAGCCAGCCGACCGTCTCGCACCACCTGAAGGTGCTGACCGAGGCGGGTTTCCTCACCCGCACCAAGCGCGGGACGTGGGCGTACTACGCCCTCGTTCCCGGGGCGCTCGAGGAGGTGGCGGCGTGGCTGAGCGCCCCGTGATGGCGCGGGCCCTCGTCGGTGAATTCCTCGGCAGCGCCCTGCTCGCCGTCGTCGTCGTGGGCTCGGGGATCGCCGCGGCATCCCTCTCGCCGAACGACGTGGGCCTGCAGTTGCTCGAGAACGCCTTCGCCACGGCCCTCGGGCTGGCCGTGCTGATCCTCGTCTTCGCCTCCGTGTCGGGGGCGCACTTCAACCCCGTCGTCACGCTCGTCGACGCGGCGCTTCACGGTGCGCGCCCGTCGGCCGTCGCGTCGTACATTCCGGTCCAGATCGTGGGCTGCGTCGCGGGTGCCGTTCTGGCGAACGTCCTCTTCGACGTCTCGTTCGCGTGGAGCACGACCGACCGCGCGAGCGTGCCTCGCCTCGTGAGCGAGGTCGTCGCGACCTGGGGCCTCGTCCTGGTGATCTTCGCGCTCGTGCGCACGGGCCGATCGCACCTTGCGGCGCCCGCGGTCGGCGCCTACATCGGCGCCGCCTACTTCTTCACGTCCTCGACCAGCTTCGCCAACCCCGCCATCACCGTCGGCCGTGCCTTCAGCGACACCTTCGCAGGCATCGCGCCGGCATCCGTCCTGCCGTTCATCGGCGCTCAGCTGCTGGGCGGTGCGATCGGCTGGGCGACGGTGCGGCTGCTCTTCCCGCGCGTCCAGCCGGCGGTCGGCTGAGTGGTCGCCGGCGATACCGGCCCTGAGCGGACGGGTCTGAGGCCCGCAACCACCGCGCACAAGAGGGTCCCCTCGCGTCGTCGTCTTCCCCAGTCGTCGACGCAAGGGGACCTGTCCTGTTTCCCCCCGAAGCTGTTGTCGTTCCCGCGCATGGCGAGGGAACACGGCGTTCAGTCCCCACTTCACACCGTCGGAATCGGGTCGTTCCGACGCTAGCGGAGCGATTCCCTTCGTGTCCACCGTTTGGGGGACATCTGTGGATAAGTAGTGAGTGTCGCCGCATCGGCGGGAGTGGCGGCGGGGCAGCGGGCCGTCGCCGCCGTTGCGCTCTAGAGTGCGGTTCATGACCGAGGAACGCTGGCAGGCGCTGACGAACTGGCCCCTCATCGTCGCGTCCCTGCTGTTCACCGTCGCCTACTCGTGGCAGGTCATCGCCGAGCTCAGCGGGCCCCCACGGATCGTGACCGGGGTCGTCATCGTCGCCACCTGGCTGCTCTTCGTGATCGACTACCTCGTGCGGCTGTGGATCGCGCCGCAGCGGGGTCGGTGGTTCCGGCGCAATCTCGGCACGCTCGCGATGGTCGCGATCCCCGCTCTCAGGCCCCTGCGACTGCTGCGGGTCCTCACGGTGCTCCACGTGATGCGCCGCACCGCCGGCGCCGCGCTGCGCAGCCGGATCATGATCTACGGCGCGGCGGCGGCCCTCCTGCTCATCTACCTCGCGGCGCTGAGCGTGCTGGAGGCCGAGCGCGCCTCGCCCGAGGCGAACATCACGAGCTTCGGAGACGCGCTCTGGTGGGCGTTCGTGACCATCACCACGGTCGGCTACGGCGACTACACGCCCGTCACGGTCCCCGGACGACTCGTCGCGGTGGGACTCATGGTCGGCGGCGTCGCGGTGCTGGGAACCGTCACGGCCACCCTGTCGTCGTGGGTGCTCGAGAGGGCCGCCGCGGGCCACGACGACGAGCAGCCCGCGACGAAGGCGCAGCTGAAGGCGATCTCGACGCAGCTCGAGCAGGTCGCACGGGGATTCGGGGCACCCGCACCCCTCCCGGTGCGCTCCGACGACAGGACGCCGCCCGCTGCTCCGATAGGGTGACTCGGGCGGTTCCACCCGGGAACCCCCGGGAAGGTGCCGCATGGGTCCCGCGAACGACGTGACGACACCCACGTGGGGGGTCTCGCGCGTGCTCGTGCACGTGGCGATCGGCCTGGCCGCCGGCATCCTCTCCGGCATGTTCGGCGTCGGCGGCGGAACGGTCATCGTCCCGCTTCTCGTCCTGCTGCTCGGGTACCCGCAGCGCCTGGCCACCGGCACGTCCCTCGCCGCGATCGTGCCGACCGCGACCGTGGGGGTCATCTCGTACGGCGTCAGTGGCGATGTGGGGTGGGTGCAGGCACTCATCCTCGCCGCCGGAGCGGTCATCGGCGCCCAGGCCGGATCGTGGCTGCTGCCGCGCGTTCCCGTGCGCGCCCTGCAGTTCGGCTTCGCCGCATTCCTCGTCGCCGTCATCGTGAGCCTGTTCTTCATCATCCCGACCCGTGGCGAGCCGTTCGAGCTCACGTGGTGGGCGGTGCTCGGTCTCGTGGGCCTCGGGCTCGTGACCGGCGTCCTCTCCGGGCTGCTGGGCGTCGGCGGCGGCATCGTGGTCGTCCCCGCGCTCATGCTCCTCTTCGGCACGAGCGACCTGATCGCGCGCGGCACGAGCCTGCTCATGATGATCCCCACCGCCGTCTCGGGCACGATCGGCAACATCCGACGCGGCAACGTGAGCCTTCTCGGCGCCGCCATCGTCGGCTTGTCGGCGTGCACGACGACGGCCCTCGGCGCGTGGATCGCCAAGTCGATCGACCCCTTCACGGGCAACGTCGTCTTCGCGGTCTTCCTCGCCTTCATCGGCGGCCAGCTCGTGTGGCGGGCGGCGCGGGGCCGCTCGAAGTGAGACCCGCGGCGCTCGGTAGACTGACCGGGTGCCAGTGAACCCCGAGCTGGTCGGGCGTGTCTTCCCCCCGACCGATCCGTACCTCGTGGGCCGCGAGAAGGTGCGCGAGTTCGCGCGCGCCGTCTTCGCGACCGACCCGTCGCATACCGATCCCGAGGCCGCTCGTGCTCTCGGCTATGCCGACGTCGTGGCGCCTCCCACGTTCGCGATGGTCATCCAAGACCTCACTCTGCAGCAGCTGCTCGCGGAGCCCGACTCGGGCATCGCCCTCGAGCGCACCATCCACGCCGAGCAGCGCTTCCGCTACACGCGGCCGATCGTGGCGGGCGACGAGCTGCGGGCGAGCCTGTCGGTCGTCGGCGTGCGCGCCGTGGGCGGCAACGCGATGGTCACGAGCGAGGCCGAGATCACCGATGCCGCCGGCGAGCACGTGGTGACCGCGACATCCGTCCTGCTGATCGGAGCCGAGTCATGACGCGGGGGAGCGTCGAGGTCGGCACCGTCGTCGCCGACCGCACCGTGCATCTCACGCGCGAGTCGCTCGTGCGGTACGCGGGCGCCAGTGGCGATTTCAATCCCATCCACTACCGCGACGACATCGCCGCCCACGTGGGCCTGCCCGGTGTGCTCGCGCACGGCATGCTCACGATGGGGCTGGCCGGGGCGGCTGTCGTCCCGTGGCTCGGCGACGCCGCGCGCATCCTCGAGTACGGCGTGCGGTTCACGCGGCCGGTCGTCGTCGACGCCGACAGCGGAGCCGACGTGAGCGTGCGCGCCGTCATCGCGCAGGTGGATGCCGAGGCGGGCACCGCGCGTGTCGACCTCACCGTCACGCACGCCGATCAGACGGTGCTCGGCAAGGCGCAGCTGCGCGTACGCCTGGACTGACATGCCCGCGATCGAACCCCTGCCGCTTGCGCGGCTGACCACCCTGCGAACGGGCGGGACGCCCGAGCGGATGTTCGAGGCCCGCAGCCGGGACGAGCTGATCGACGCCCTGCGTGAGACGTGGGACCGCGGCGAGCCCTGGCTGGTCGTGGGTGGCGGGTCGAACCTCTTCGTGGGCGACGACGAATACGACGGCACCGTCGTGCTGGTGCGCACGAGCGGCATCCAGCGCCTGCCCGCGCCCCGGCCGGGGCGTGCCCTCGTGCGCGTGGAGGCCGGGCACGACTGGGACGCGCTCGTCGCCTACACGGTCGCCGAGGGGCTCGCGGGTATCGAGGCGATGTCGGGCATCCCCGGAACGGTGGGGGCGGCCCCCGTGCAGAACATCGGCGCCTACGGCCAGGAGCTGGTGCAGACGCTCGTCGAGGTCGAGCTCATCGACGAGTCGACGGGAGAGGTGTCGGTCGTGCCCGCGGCCGAGCTGGGTCTCGGGTTCCGCACGTCGGTGCTGAAGGCGCATTACGGCTCGGTCGCCGCGCGCTCCGCCGTCATCCTCTCGGTGACTCTCGATCTCGCCGACGTCGGGCACGGCGAGTTCCCGGTGGCGGGCGAGCAGCTGCGCCGCGCGCTGGGGCTGGATGCCGCGGCGACCGTCTCGCTCGCCTGGGTGCGCGATCACGTGCTCGCGACGCGCGCCGCGAAGGGGATGGTGCTCGATGACGCCGACCCGGACACCCACAGCGCGGGCTCGTTCTTCCAGAACGCCATCGTGTCCGAATCCTTCGCCCGCACCCTTCCGCCCGAGTGCCCCCGTTGGCCCGTCGCGCCCGACATCGACCCCGTCACGGTCATCCCGCTCTCCGCGTACCACGGCGTCGTCCCGGCTCCGGTCGGGTCCTCGCCCGACGTCAAGATCAGCGCGGCCTGGCTGATCGAGCACGCCGGGCTCCGCCGCGGCTTCAGGCTGCCTCGCTCGAGGGCGGCGCTCTCGAGCAAGCACGCACTGGCCCTGACCAATCGCGGTGGCGCGAGCGCCGCCGAGCTCGCGGAGCTGGCCCGGTTCATCCAGGGCCGGGTCGCCTCCGAGTTCGGGCTCATCCTGCAGCCCGAGCCCGTGCTGGTGGGCGTCGAGCTCTAGCCCCGCCCCCGCCGTAGCGCCCCGCGCACGGGGTGCGCCGGGCCCGGCGCGCTCAGGCGAACAGTCGCTGCAGGCGCTGGATGCCTTCGACAAGCGCTTCGTCGCCGAGCGCGTAGGACAGGCGCAGGTACCCGCTCGGCCCGAACGCCTCGCCGGGCACGACGGCGACCTCGGCCTGCTCCAGGATGAGGTCGGCGAGCTCGAGCGATGTCGTCGGCGTCGTGCCCGCCCACTCGCGACCGAGCAGGCCCGAGACGTCGGGGTAGACGTAGAAGGCGCCGAGGGGTGTGGGCACCGTGATCCCCTCGATCTTGGACAGCTCGGCGACGATGAGCGAGCGGCGCCGGTCGAAGGCGGTGCGGAACGCCTCCGGCTCGTCCTGCGGGCCGGTCAGTGCGGCGAGCGCCGCGCGCTGGGCGATGTTGTTGACGTTGCTCGAGAGGTGGGACTGCAGGTTCCCGGCCAGCTTCACCGCGTCCTTGGGTCCCGTCATCCAGCCCACGCGCCAGCCGGTCATCGCGTAGGTCTTCGCGACGCCGTTGACGAGCAGGGTCTGGCCGGCGACCTCGGGAACCGCCTCCACGATCGACACGGCACGGGCGCCCTCGTAGACGAGGTTCTGGTAGATCTCGTCCGTGACCACCCAGATGCCGTGCGCCAGCGCCCATTCGCCGATCGCCTTCGTCTCCTCGGGCGTGTAGACCGCGCCGGTGGGGTTCGAGGGCGAGACGAAGACGAGCACGGTCGTGCGGTCGGTGCGGGCCGCCTCGAGCTGGTCGACCGTGACCTTGTACTCCTGGTCGGCGCCCGCGAAGACCTCCACCGGCACGCCGTCGGCGAGGGCGATCGCCTCGGGATAGGTCGTCCAGTAGGGGGCGGGCAGCAGGACCTCGTCGCCGGGGTTCACGACGGTCTGGAACGCCTGGTAGACGGCCTGCTTGCCGCCGTTGGTCACGACGATCTGCGAGGGGTCGACCTCGAGACCGGAGTCGCGGAGGGTCTTGGCGGCTATCGCCTCGCGCAGCACGGGGAGCCCCGCGGCGGGGGTGTAGCGGTAGTTGGCCGGGTCGTGCAGGGCCTCGGCCGCGGCATCCACGATGAACTGCGGCGTCGCGAAGTCGGGCTCGCCCGCCGCGTAGGAGATGACAGGGCGCCCCGCCGCCTGCAGGGCCTTGGCCTTGGCGTCGACCTTGAGGGTCGCCGATTCGGCGATCGCGGACAGCTTGCGGGAGAGAGGAGCGCGTTCGGTCACGCAATGAAGCGTAGTCGGCCGCGTATGCCGCGGCGGTGGTACACCGCGGGGCACGCGGCCCGGGAGTGCGGGCTGCGGTCCGGCACGCCGCGCGAGACACCGCTTCTGCGGCGAAACCCCGCGCGTCGCGTGGTGGCTCGCCGCAGAAGCGGTGTCTCGGTGCGCGGTCAGAGCTCGACGAGGTGCCGCGCGTAGGCCGTCAGCGTCAGGAAGGCGGGGAACTCCTCGCGGAGGGCCACCTCCCGGAAGATGTCGGCGGCGTCATCGAACCGATCGCCGTCGGCGCGCGGCGCGGCATCCAGCACGTCGTCGATGAGCCCCTCGACGTACTCGCGGGTGATGCGCGTGCCGTCGGCGAGCTCGCGGTCCTGGTGGATCCACTGCCAGATCTGCGAGCGGGAGATCTCGGCCGTCGCCGCATCCTCCATGAGGTCGTCGATCGCGACGGCGCCCTGACCCCGCAGCCACGCCTCGATGTAGCGGATCGCCACCGACACGTTGCCCCGCACGCCGGCCTCGGTGATGGGCAGGCCGATGTGCACGTCCAGGAGATTGGATGCCGTCACGGCGACGTCCTCGCGCCGGCGGTCGAGCTGGTTCGGGCGGTCGCCCAGCACCGCGTCGAACTCCGCCATCGCGGTGGGGATGAGGTCGGGGTGCGCGACCCAGGTGCCGTCGAACCCGTCGCCCGCCTCGCGCTTCTTGTCCGCGGCGACCTTCTCGAACGCCCGCGCCGTCACCTCCGGGTCGCGACGGTTCGGGATGAACGCGCTCATGCCGCCGATCGCGTGCGCGCCGCGGGCGTGGCATGTCTTGACCAGCAGCTCGGTGTACGCCCTCATGAAGGGCACGGTCATCGTCACCTCGCTGCGGTCCGGCATCACGAACCGGGCGCCGCGACCCCGGTAGTTCTTGATGATCGAGAAGATGTAGTCCCAGCGGCCGGCGTTCAGCCCCGCGCAGTGGTCGCGCAGCTCGAACAGGATCTCCTCCATCTCGAACGCGGCGGGCAGCGTCTCGATCAGCACCGTGGCCCGCACCGTGCCGTGGGGCAGGCCGACGTAGTCCTCGCTGAAGGTGAACACGTCGTCCCACAGCCCCGCCTCCTCGGACGATTCCAGCTTCGCCAGGTAGAAGTACGGTCCGCGCCCGGCATCCACGAGCGCGCGGGCGTTGTGGAAGAAGTACAGCCCGAAGTCCACGAGCGAACCGGATGCCGTCATCCGGCGACCGGCGCGGTCGGTGTACTCCATGTGGGCCTCGCTCAGGTGCCACCCGCGGGGGCGCATCACGATGGTCGGTGTGCGCTCGGCCGTGACCTCGTAGCGCTTGCCCTCGGGGCTCGTGAAGGAGAGCTGCCCGCGGATCGCGTCGCGCAGGGCGAGCTGGCCCCCGACGACGTTCCGCCAGGTGGGGCTCGTGGCATCCTCCTGATCGGCCAGCCACACCTTCGCACCCGAGTTCAGGGCGTTGATCGTCATCTTCGGGTCGGTCGGCCCGGTGATCTCGACCCGGCGGTCCTCGAGCCCGGGGCCGGCGCCGGCGACCCGCCACTGCGTGTCCTCGCGGATGTGGGCGGTGTCGTCGCGGAAGCCCGGGTCGCGGCCGTTGCCGATCTCGAACCGGCGCCGCATGCGGGCCGCGAGCCGGTCGTGGCGCCGACCGCCGAAGCGGGCGTGCAGCGCCGCGACGAAGGCGACGGCATCCGGGGTGAGGATCTCGTCGAAGCGCTCGTGCATGGTCCCGAGGATCTCGAACCCGGCGGGTGCCCCAGTGGTCGGGGTCGTCGGTGCGGTCGGGGGAGGGGCGATGAGGGTCATGGTCGTTTCCTGTCGAGTGGGAGGACGTCTGCA is a genomic window containing:
- a CDS encoding MaoC/PaaZ C-terminal domain-containing protein; this encodes MTRGSVEVGTVVADRTVHLTRESLVRYAGASGDFNPIHYRDDIAAHVGLPGVLAHGMLTMGLAGAAVVPWLGDAARILEYGVRFTRPVVVDADSGADVSVRAVIAQVDAEAGTARVDLTVTHADQTVLGKAQLRVRLD
- a CDS encoding sulfite exporter TauE/SafE family protein; this translates as MGPANDVTTPTWGVSRVLVHVAIGLAAGILSGMFGVGGGTVIVPLLVLLLGYPQRLATGTSLAAIVPTATVGVISYGVSGDVGWVQALILAAGAVIGAQAGSWLLPRVPVRALQFGFAAFLVAVIVSLFFIIPTRGEPFELTWWAVLGLVGLGLVTGVLSGLLGVGGGIVVVPALMLLFGTSDLIARGTSLLMMIPTAVSGTIGNIRRGNVSLLGAAIVGLSACTTTALGAWIAKSIDPFTGNVVFAVFLAFIGGQLVWRAARGRSK
- the aceB gene encoding malate synthase A; this encodes MTLIAPPPTAPTTPTTGAPAGFEILGTMHERFDEILTPDAVAFVAALHARFGGRRHDRLAARMRRRFEIGNGRDPGFRDDTAHIREDTQWRVAGAGPGLEDRRVEITGPTDPKMTINALNSGAKVWLADQEDATSPTWRNVVGGQLALRDAIRGQLSFTSPEGKRYEVTAERTPTIVMRPRGWHLSEAHMEYTDRAGRRMTASGSLVDFGLYFFHNARALVDAGRGPYFYLAKLESSEEAGLWDDVFTFSEDYVGLPHGTVRATVLIETLPAAFEMEEILFELRDHCAGLNAGRWDYIFSIIKNYRGRGARFVMPDRSEVTMTVPFMRAYTELLVKTCHARGAHAIGGMSAFIPNRRDPEVTARAFEKVAADKKREAGDGFDGTWVAHPDLIPTAMAEFDAVLGDRPNQLDRRREDVAVTASNLLDVHIGLPITEAGVRGNVSVAIRYIEAWLRGQGAVAIDDLMEDAATAEISRSQIWQWIHQDRELADGTRITREYVEGLIDDVLDAAPRADGDRFDDAADIFREVALREEFPAFLTLTAYARHLVEL
- a CDS encoding MaoC family dehydratase N-terminal domain-containing protein; translated protein: MPVNPELVGRVFPPTDPYLVGREKVREFARAVFATDPSHTDPEAARALGYADVVAPPTFAMVIQDLTLQQLLAEPDSGIALERTIHAEQRFRYTRPIVAGDELRASLSVVGVRAVGGNAMVTSEAEITDAAGEHVVTATSVLLIGAES
- a CDS encoding potassium channel family protein, which encodes MTEERWQALTNWPLIVASLLFTVAYSWQVIAELSGPPRIVTGVVIVATWLLFVIDYLVRLWIAPQRGRWFRRNLGTLAMVAIPALRPLRLLRVLTVLHVMRRTAGAALRSRIMIYGAAAALLLIYLAALSVLEAERASPEANITSFGDALWWAFVTITTVGYGDYTPVTVPGRLVAVGLMVGGVAVLGTVTATLSSWVLERAAAGHDDEQPATKAQLKAISTQLEQVARGFGAPAPLPVRSDDRTPPAAPIG
- a CDS encoding pyridoxal phosphate-dependent aminotransferase: MTERAPLSRKLSAIAESATLKVDAKAKALQAAGRPVISYAAGEPDFATPQFIVDAAAEALHDPANYRYTPAAGLPVLREAIAAKTLRDSGLEVDPSQIVVTNGGKQAVYQAFQTVVNPGDEVLLPAPYWTTYPEAIALADGVPVEVFAGADQEYKVTVDQLEAARTDRTTVLVFVSPSNPTGAVYTPEETKAIGEWALAHGIWVVTDEIYQNLVYEGARAVSIVEAVPEVAGQTLLVNGVAKTYAMTGWRVGWMTGPKDAVKLAGNLQSHLSSNVNNIAQRAALAALTGPQDEPEAFRTAFDRRRSLIVAELSKIEGITVPTPLGAFYVYPDVSGLLGREWAGTTPTTSLELADLILEQAEVAVVPGEAFGPSGYLRLSYALGDEALVEGIQRLQRLFA
- a CDS encoding ArsR/SmtB family transcription factor, producing the protein MVVNIDYCRCVTTTHLPLIATTCCAPLVKEPLDADAADDHARTLKALADPTRLRLLSIVASSVGAEACVCDLIEPVGLSQPTVSHHLKVLTEAGFLTRTKRGTWAYYALVPGALEEVAAWLSAP
- a CDS encoding UDP-N-acetylmuramate dehydrogenase — its product is MPAIEPLPLARLTTLRTGGTPERMFEARSRDELIDALRETWDRGEPWLVVGGGSNLFVGDDEYDGTVVLVRTSGIQRLPAPRPGRALVRVEAGHDWDALVAYTVAEGLAGIEAMSGIPGTVGAAPVQNIGAYGQELVQTLVEVELIDESTGEVSVVPAAELGLGFRTSVLKAHYGSVAARSAVILSVTLDLADVGHGEFPVAGEQLRRALGLDAAATVSLAWVRDHVLATRAAKGMVLDDADPDTHSAGSFFQNAIVSESFARTLPPECPRWPVAPDIDPVTVIPLSAYHGVVPAPVGSSPDVKISAAWLIEHAGLRRGFRLPRSRAALSSKHALALTNRGGASAAELAELARFIQGRVASEFGLILQPEPVLVGVEL
- a CDS encoding MIP/aquaporin family protein; translated protein: MARALVGEFLGSALLAVVVVGSGIAAASLSPNDVGLQLLENAFATALGLAVLILVFASVSGAHFNPVVTLVDAALHGARPSAVASYIPVQIVGCVAGAVLANVLFDVSFAWSTTDRASVPRLVSEVVATWGLVLVIFALVRTGRSHLAAPAVGAYIGAAYFFTSSTSFANPAITVGRAFSDTFAGIAPASVLPFIGAQLLGGAIGWATVRLLFPRVQPAVG